The sequence ATGGCTTTCCGGCTGACGGATTTGTAGCCGATGTAGCCAAACCGGTTGGTGTTGCCGGCCAGCAGCAGCAACCCTTTCTGGTAGATGCCGATCCAGATGTTGCCGGCCCGATCTTCGAGCATGGTGTTGACCTTGGAGCGCGAAAAATCAAAGCTGGTGACACCTGCCTCGAGGTCCAGAATGGTGTTGGAAACCGGATCGAAATACTTCATCCCTTTACCGCTGGTGGCCACCACGATCTGGTTGTTCTGATTGACGAGCAGATCCACGACCGGCAGGTCGGTGTGGCCGTTGTAGGGGATCGCCACGAACGTCTGGCGGGCCGGGTCGTAGCGGTACAGGCCACTGCTCATATTCCCCACAAACAGCCGTCCGTAGCTGTCCTGGCAGATGCTGCTGATGACGTTGTTCTGCGACTTTTTCGAGACGAAGTAAGAGCTGACCGACTGCTTGCTGAATCGGTATAGCCCTTTGTCTTCGGTAGACACCCAGAGGTTCTGCTCGTTGTCTTCCAGTAGCTTGAGAATCAGTTCACTGGGGGCGTTGGTCTGGATTTTCTGACCCGCCAGCCGGTTGCCCGTGCGGCTGAGGCGGAACGTGCCGTGGCCCGACGTACCCACCAGCACATCCCCATTCTTGCGCTGGCAGATCGTCGATACGTTGGCACTGACGGCCCGGCCATTGGGCAGAATGAGCGGTATGTTGTGAAAGCGGTCGGTGGCCGGGTCGTAGTACTGTAGCCCTTCGATTGAGCCGACGTACATACGGCCACTTCTGTCGGCAAAGAGCGCGTGTATCTGATTGTTCAACAGACTGGACGTGTCTTTCTTATCGTGCCGGTAGACGGTGAACTTGATGCCGTCGAAGCGGTTAAGGCCATCTTCGGTGGCTACCCAGATGAACCCGTGCTGATCCTGATGGATGTCGGTGACGAGGCTGCCCGACAAGCCCGTCTCGACCGTGAAAAGCTTGCCCGACTGGCTCAAGGCGAGACCCGGCCACCACAGGCAAAGAAGAAGGAACAAGCGTTTACCAATCATGTACGTTACGTCGAGTGTCTTCGGCTGGGGTGCCGCCTGAGCGGATTGCCTGGCCCGCCTGCCAGTCTACCCAAAGGGTGCCCGCCTGTATATGCCATTTAGTCGATTTTATACCTTACCCCAACCGGATAAATCGGTCGTGATGGGGTAAAACGACGTTTTTCGTCACCCCGCCAACAAGGCAGAATGACGAAAAACGGCAAGCATTTGCCTGTACGCCAGGTACGTTGGCGCTTATTTGAACTCAACGCTGACATCGCGGCCCGCCAGCCCATTGGCGAAACCACCGTAGGCCTGTTTGCGGCTGTAGTCGCGTCTCCAGAGGCCAATGGGCTCACCCGCCCGCCACGCAGCCCCGTCGGCGCTGTCCATCGGGCTCCACATCGTGATGCCGTAGCGCTGTTTGGCCGGTACCAGCTCCATGTATTTTTTGATCACGTACTCATACAGGTCGGCCTGTGCCTTGTACTGAGCCGGGGTAGTAGCCGCCGTTTTGATGCCGTTGCCGATGCTGATGTCCATTTCGGAAATCTTGATCAGCTTGCCGGTGGCCGCCAGCAGCTTGAACATCTGGTCGATGTTTTCCCGTTTGGTGTCCAGGCTCATGTGCAGCTGCGTGCCGATCCCGTCGACGGTGGCGCCCTTGCTTTCGATGTAGTTCACGTACTCGATCAGGCCCCGGCACTTGTCGAGGTCATATTCGAGGTTGTAGTCGTTGATGAACAGCACATCATTGGGGTTGCCCGACTGCCGCGCCTGCTTGAAAGCGCGTACGGCGTAGTCTTTGCCCAAATAATCCTGCCAGAAAAACTCATCGGTGGCGATTTTGGCGCGGCCCGCTGCGGTTTTCAGCGTGTTGGGTTTGGCGTCGTCCATCGGCTCGTTGACGACGTTCCAGGCTTTCACGTACGATTTGGTCTGGGTGACCATCTCCGAAATCCACTTGTCGAGCGCGCCCCCGATAATGCGGGCTTTTTCATCCGCGTTCAACTGGAGAATGACGGGTTTTTTGTAGAGCGTCGACTTGGGGTTCAGCCGCACTTCGTCGAGGTAATACGTACCGGGCGTGGTGCCCATATCGTAGCGAAGCGCCGAAAGGGTACCGGCTGATTTGATGTCCCATTCAACATACTGCCAGGTCGTCGAGGTGATCACGTCGGGCTGATACTGCACGTCGGAGCCCGTACCCACCGTTGAGCAGCGGAATTTACCCGGCGCATCGGACCGGACAAAAAACGACAGCGTGTAGTCGCCTACGGGGATGGGAGCGGGGCTGAAATCCAGGGCAATCTGCGCGTCCCAGGCGTTGGCCTTCGACGTGTGCGTGAACCGGAGGCTCTTGGTGCCGACCAGCCCCGTGTTGATGACGTCGCGGGTGCTGTTGCCGCCCCACGAGTTCCAGCCGGTCTGATTCTGCTCAAACGAGCCGTTAGCGTAGTTGACACGCTTGTCAGTCGGGTCAAAGTCGACGCCGGTCAGCAGCAGGCTGTTGAGGTAAGCCGCGTTCTGGTTGGCGTGCCAGGCGAGCGTATGCCCATACACGCTGACGCCCGCCGCCTGCGCCGCCTTCAGCAGGTTGGTCACGTTGGTCAGGTCGAGCTTACCGTCGGCCTTTACAACGGCCCCGTGCTTCATCTCATACCCGAGCGTGATGTCGTTGAAATTGCTGTTGATCATGCGGTACGCCACGCCCTGCGCCAGGTAGTCAGAAAGAGCCACGCCCGCGCCCAGCTTGAAGTTGGGGGTGTTGGCCGGGTTCAGGTACGTCTTCAGGGCCGCGTACTTGTTGACCACCTCCTGGGTGGCTACGCTTTCGGGCTTTGCCAGCACAAACTCGCTTGTATCGGGCCGACAGGCTGCCGACAGCGCGGTGAGGAGCGTCAGCAGGGTGATCGTTTTCAAGGATGTCATTCGGTTTAACGAGGTTGAGGGTGGTTTACTGGTAGACCGGAATAAACGTTTCGGCAACGACGCCCCGGTTGCGCACCACCAGGGTGTCGGTGGTGGTGAGGTGGGCGTTGTTGAAGTCGACCTCGTAGTTGAGGTACAGCACGTCGCGGTCCTGATTGCCCCAGCTTTTGAGGTCGCCCCGCTTCACAAACTGCCCGGTTCCCTTGACGGTATAGTTGGTGGCATCGGTCGTGATGGTGCAATGGTTGACCTCGTCGAACTTCATGATGAGCCGAAAGGGCATGTCTGTTCCATCGGTGCCTTTGATGGCATTCGTAAAGACCACCTGTTGCAGCGAGCGGGTGGTCAGGTTGCAGACTTCCCCGTTTTCGATGTAAGCCCCGCGGCGCACCAGCGTCTTGTTGATGGCCGTGTTGCCGCCTTTCCCGGTGATCACATCCTTACCCCGGCGCAGGTACGTGGCATGCCAGGGGTTCACATACTTCACCGCGTAGAGGATGTAGTCTTTGGGGGTAATGTCCCAGTCGCTGCCCACCGTGCGGCGGGGTGAGGCCAGCGTGGTTTTTCCGCGCAGCAGCGAGTCGGCGTTCTGCACCTTGCTCATTACCACCGGGATCACGTAGGTGTTTTTGATGGCGGCCGGGTCGGCGAAAAAGGCGTCGGTCAGCTGCACTTCCACCCCGCCGGTGATGCTGCCTTTGGGGATGACGATCTGGTTGGCCGCCAGGCTGTAGTAGTTGGCGGGCATGGGCAACACCTTCTGGCCATTAGCCCCAAACGACAGCCGGTCGCACAGGGAATTATCGACGTTGATATCGACGGTGATGTCGGTTTTGTTGGTGTAGGCCCCGCCTTTGGTAGCCATGATTTTGCACTTGCGGGCGTTGTCGAGTGAGGTATCGTAGAGGTCTTCGCCCAGCGTGATCGTGCGCACGGGTGACTGATACGCGAAATAGACCGTGGTATACTCGAAGTCTGGGAAAACCCATTCATCGTTCTTGCAGGACCCCAGAAATGCCGTGGCTGCCAGTAATAAGAGCGTATGTAGTTTCTTCACCTTCTTGATTGATTAGTTGTTGGGTACGTTACCAGCCTTTGTTCTGAACGAGGGCTTTCCATTTCAGCATCTCGCCGTAGGGAATCGGGCCGTGGTTCATGTGCGCGGCAAACGCTCGGGTTTCGACCGGCACGACCACGTAGTTGCCCGTGGTGATCTGGATGCCGTTGGCTGGCTCGGTCAGCTTTTCGCTCCAGCGGCGCAGGTCCCAGAACCGGAACCCCTCGAAACACAGCTCCAGCCGACGTTCGTTGCGGATCAGCTGCCGCATATCGGCCTGGCTCTGGATGGTGTTCAGGTACGTGTCGCCGTTGGTGGCGCCGATACCCGCCCGTTGGCGGATCGCCTTGATCACGTCGCGCGCGGAAAACCCAAACGATCCCTGCCCGTCGGGGCCCCAGGCTTCGTTGGCCGCTTCGGCGTAGATCAGGAAGAGCTCCGTGTACCGGATGCGGGCGGTGTAGTGCCGCTGTTCGTTAATGCCGATGGGGTTGAGGTTCACGTCTGCCCGGAGCAATTTGCGCAGGTAATAGCCGGTGCGGGTCGAGGTTTCGATCTGGTTGACGGCGTCGTTGCCGCTACCCGTTTCGGTCCGGACCACCGAATTGGATGGCCCCATGGTGCTGCCGTTGGTGATGATGTAGCGTTGCAGGCGCGGGTCGCGACCCGTGTAAGGTGCCTGCGGATTGTAGCCGCTCATCGACGACGTAATGGGGTAGCCGTTGGCCATCGGAAAGGCGTCGACCAAGTTCTGCGTGGGGTTGATCCGCCCCCGGCCAAAGAGCGAAGGCGGGTAGTTGTCTTCCTCGAGGTTGCGGCTGTTGGCGGCGTCGCCCCGCCACAGAATCTCGGGTGGGTTGATACCCGCGCCCAGGCCGTTGATCTCGGTGCGGTTGTCGTACCAGGTGCCGCCGTTGGCCGCCAGCCGGGACGGGCCGCCCATCAGTTTCAGCACTTCGCCCGCGTAATTGGCGGCATCGGTCCAGGTCGTCGTCGTGCCGCCCTTGTAGGCAGGGCTCGCGGCCAGCAGGGCGGCCTGCGC comes from Fibrella aestuarina BUZ 2 and encodes:
- a CDS encoding endo-1,4-beta-xylanase — translated: MTSLKTITLLTLLTALSAACRPDTSEFVLAKPESVATQEVVNKYAALKTYLNPANTPNFKLGAGVALSDYLAQGVAYRMINSNFNDITLGYEMKHGAVVKADGKLDLTNVTNLLKAAQAAGVSVYGHTLAWHANQNAAYLNSLLLTGVDFDPTDKRVNYANGSFEQNQTGWNSWGGNSTRDVINTGLVGTKSLRFTHTSKANAWDAQIALDFSPAPIPVGDYTLSFFVRSDAPGKFRCSTVGTGSDVQYQPDVITSTTWQYVEWDIKSAGTLSALRYDMGTTPGTYYLDEVRLNPKSTLYKKPVILQLNADEKARIIGGALDKWISEMVTQTKSYVKAWNVVNEPMDDAKPNTLKTAAGRAKIATDEFFWQDYLGKDYAVRAFKQARQSGNPNDVLFINDYNLEYDLDKCRGLIEYVNYIESKGATVDGIGTQLHMSLDTKRENIDQMFKLLAATGKLIKISEMDISIGNGIKTAATTPAQYKAQADLYEYVIKKYMELVPAKQRYGITMWSPMDSADGAAWRAGEPIGLWRRDYSRKQAYGGFANGLAGRDVSVEFK
- a CDS encoding DUF5627 domain-containing protein, which translates into the protein MKKLHTLLLLAATAFLGSCKNDEWVFPDFEYTTVYFAYQSPVRTITLGEDLYDTSLDNARKCKIMATKGGAYTNKTDITVDINVDNSLCDRLSFGANGQKVLPMPANYYSLAANQIVIPKGSITGGVEVQLTDAFFADPAAIKNTYVIPVVMSKVQNADSLLRGKTTLASPRRTVGSDWDITPKDYILYAVKYVNPWHATYLRRGKDVITGKGGNTAINKTLVRRGAYIENGEVCNLTTRSLQQVVFTNAIKGTDGTDMPFRLIMKFDEVNHCTITTDATNYTVKGTGQFVKRGDLKSWGNQDRDVLYLNYEVDFNNAHLTTTDTLVVRNRGVVAETFIPVYQ
- a CDS encoding RagB/SusD family nutrient uptake outer membrane protein, with the translated sequence MKRYLPALIAASLSLMGCADLLEPEVENLPGKEAMYKEVTFAQGFLLNGYTRLPGLSFNDVATDDAVSNDKNNAYLKIATGQWTANYNPTDQWVNSQAAIQYLNTMLAEVDKVTWATDPKAAQMFRDRIKGEAYGLRAFYMFQLLRAHGGWSNGGELLGVPILTQPQDMNSDFNQPRATFEACMKQFYSDIKQAEDLLPLDYEDVSTQAQVPTKYTGITAEEYTRVFGQYSRLRMTARIAKAIRAQAALLAASPAYKGGTTTTWTDAANYAGEVLKLMGGPSRLAANGGTWYDNRTEINGLGAGINPPEILWRGDAANSRNLEEDNYPPSLFGRGRINPTQNLVDAFPMANGYPITSSMSGYNPQAPYTGRDPRLQRYIITNGSTMGPSNSVVRTETGSGNDAVNQIETSTRTGYYLRKLLRADVNLNPIGINEQRHYTARIRYTELFLIYAEAANEAWGPDGQGSFGFSARDVIKAIRQRAGIGATNGDTYLNTIQSQADMRQLIRNERRLELCFEGFRFWDLRRWSEKLTEPANGIQITTGNYVVVPVETRAFAAHMNHGPIPYGEMLKWKALVQNKGW